AGATGAGCTGCTTGATGGAGGCAGACATTTATGATCTCTGGTGCTAGTGTTACAGTGATGAGAGAACTATTTTACCATTTTACCAACACTAAATTACAATTTAAGTATACGAAAGgctgtgaaaatgttttattgtgaaccAATCCCAGGCCTCATGTGACGTGCTGTAAAAAATACAACTTGTATGTTTCATTACAATCACTAGGACACATTTCTTAATACGTAAGACACTTTTTCAAAACCCTCCACCATTTCTCCTTATAAACAATTTCAGTTTGGCACAGCAGCTAATTTCACTCAAATGCACTAAAACTATGAAAACACTACATACTTTGTCCCAAATCAAATCATTCATGAGTTCATTATAAATGGCCTGTCCAGAAACCAATGGTACTAGTCATGTATAGATAAACAGAAAATACTGTAATGTGcacttattcatttagcagatgcttttatctgaaaaacaacaaaCGATTCATCATAAAGAGGCAAATAAACTCAAGAAGTGTGCATAATACTAAGTTTCAGACATTGTTTAGAATAGtacaagataaaaaaacaaaaaaacaaaaaaaacgggAAGCATTGAGGAGTTTGTGCTCATGGGTGAAATAATTTTCAGCAGTATTTTGAATATTGTCTGGAATAAGGCATTATGAATGGGGTTGTGAagattccaccagccaggaacagtgaatgtaaatgttctggaaagtgattagtgcctctctgtgatggtaccatgagGCGTCCTTCACTTCAGATATTAGGTTTCAGCAGGGGATATTGTCTCGTAAGAGTGAGTAGAAGAAGAAGAGTGCACACTCAGAGGCTGATATGTATACAAGCATTAAAATTGTGAACCTTGTGAGTTAAAACCAGTAGACAGTGTatagagataaagagaggtgtgacATGGGCTCTTCTGGGTTCACTGAACTGAGATATCCTGCTAGACCTTTTAATATAATCTTTTCTCTTTACCATTATATATTAACTCTATATTCAGCTACTTTTATATGACTTATCTTTGTATAGTTtcttaatattcataataaacaTGACGGGGTCATTGCTGTTGTCATGAGTCTCATGAACCTCAGGCTGAATCTTGATTTCCGTCTGCAATGTTCAGGAATCATCACATGCATTGTTTATCAGTATTATCTCATCAATCTTTGCTCGgttatcttttgttttttaataaatgtgtatatgATAGAGAAGCGGTGTCCAATacccagtggtggacagtaacggagtagctttacttcgttactgtacttaagtacatttttcaagtatctgtactttactggagtagttttattttgagtgacttttacttttacttcactacattccaaagcataaaatcgtactttttacttcactacatttcataaaacatatcgttactctataatatatcacgtgctccgacacgcagaagcggtgtctgattcatcatgaacgaactgagtcttttcaaaataaacttttaaatcggatcgtgAATCGCACTAAATGATtagtttacgaattagaatgatccgattgcagctgttctggagtcgatcactcactgattcaaatgaaccgtttagtgcgagtctccagaagtaagaaccgggagatcttgtgagcgcacgtgcgtctgatgttgctaaaagtaagttattaatgtcgaaattaaggattaattattgtaactgaaaatcatatgtaggtcaaaattgtcagttgtttgggaactgaatccgttgtaaagagtgatctatttaagcccactgaaatgctcgattGCAGACGCATaaattttaggttaaaaaaagaaaaactttaaataacacagattaaatacaataattaatgcACGTGCAAATTCCCCGCTGCCCTAATgtaaaacagttttattaaaatgtcctatgtgacgtctgtttttatattgtttatcaacagtaacgttatacatatgtatattgtttggattaactagaagaGTAGACaaacataaatgtttattcataaccatactgaaaataagtaaatattgttagctgatgctaactgtctagctaagattttttattttttataatgtccaaatatttttattcaaccacctatatatgtatatatatgtagattacacctgggtagaaaagaaaggatgtgatgttcagaacattgtaactacagtaattatcagtgggaagagatgcaccccgtttggccaggggtgtttttaaaccacagacaaggtttgagaaagaaaaaatcattatgaaaatataattatattttccttaatggtcttcctaacttcaggccttattatcatgtcatatatagagttacagtacagaccaaaagtttggacacacgttctcattcaaagagttttctttatcttcatgactatgaaaattgtagagtcaaactgaaggcatcaaaactatgaattaacacatgtggaattatatacataacaaaaaagtgtgaaacaactgaaaatatgtcatattgtaggttcttcaaagtagccaccttttgctttgattactgctttgcacactcttggcattctcttgatgagcttcaagaggtagtcacctgaaatggtcttccaacagtcttgaaggagttcctcgagagatgcttagcacttgttggcccttttgccttctgtctgcggtccagctcacccctaaaccatctcgattgggttcaggtccggtgactgtggaggccaggtcatctggagcagcaccccatcactctccttcttgctcaaatagcccttgatgccttcagtgtgactctacaatagtcaatagtcatgaaaataaagaaaactctttgaatgagaaagtgtgtccaaacttttggtctgtactgtaactttgatgttctgtaaaacaactaactttaaaatactttgttcttactggtgaaaatcagatggtcatctctgttttctctcaggtacatcacagtgtaagcttcacagtgagcattactctcatcaacgtagtccatatcaacaacaaaaatatatcttgactccatatagtggttattttggaaaaaaacccaggtattttgagcagtaggattataaaaagaatatgtgctaatataaaattaaattaagtagcctatataaaattgcaaacatctatctttcagtacttttttacttaagtacataaaaaatcgagtacttttgtactttcacttgagtaagattgaaaaaggagtacttttacttttactggagtaatattttattatatgtatctgtacttttactcaagtacttgacttgtgtacttcgtccaccactgccaATACccagttttattgttgttttcatGGTGGTactcattttataaaatgtatatgtaattttatatttagtgGTTTTAGCAGAGTGGGTGTGAACTTTTCAAGCACACCTGTGGAGGGAGTTCTCATGTAAGCTTTATGGAAATGTTTTGCACTCACAGACCAAATGTTGAGACCATCTCTTTATTTGGGTCACAATCACTGTGAAGTGATAACACATCTGTTCTGTGTACCTCTCTGTTAAAGAGAGACAAAGCTGGGCTTTGTctaatgtgatttaaaatgtgtataaagttttaaatgtttaaatgttaaatgtttttatgctttaatacatttttgatttacgATTGTTTTTCAATCTGTAAccattgcattaatattttaattttgtgcaatattttttttttttgtttcacgcaatcgtttgtttgtttgttgtgagaTTTGATAGATCCTGTTTAATGTGGGACAAATTGACAAAATATGTAACACAGTAACCAAAATATATGTTCGTTGGGATTGTTTGGATATGAAGAGGCCTGTCTTATAGATAAAATTGTCTCTTTATGTCTCCAAGTTGTCTTTTTTGGTATTGCACCTTGACTTTTAACATATTATTAGTATGAAGTTGTGTACAAATATAAATTTATACAGTGCACTGTATTCATACATTGAAATACCCCACATCAATCAGACTTGCATATAATGTATCAGTGTTTGTGTTGAGTCTTCAAGTTGTTTGAGACTCAGTGGAAGCGTCTGTAGATCTGTATCTTCAGGTCGTTGAGGGTGTGTCTTACTTCCATCAGCAAAAACCTTTAATAGCCATAATAATAAGTTAAGAATATTAAAAACTACTTAATGTATCTATGGGAAAATAGCATTATGATAATTGTATAAGTACCTGTCATGTTTTACATGTGGAGTCATGCTAAGTGTAATAAGTCAGAATCCAATCAAAAATACATCAAAGTATAGTTATGTTTAACACAGATCAGGGGCCTGTTGCACAAAAGTAGAATTAAGACATCCGGGATAAATGACTAAGCTGAGCTCAATAAAGCCAAAACATGTGCGTCCAGGCTTAATTGGTTGCACAAAGACCAAGCCAGGATGAGCAGACACGGATTCATTAAGCCAGGTGAAACCAATCCTGGATAGGTGCGCGCTCACGGCTCACTCAAAGAGACCCCGCCACAGATCACAGATTAACTGATTTACCATGGCAACTAGAGCCGCGTACTTTTCCCCGTCGGAAGCACAAATCCTCATGGAGACATACGAGGAGGTAAAAGATATAATTAAGAAGAAAGGCAACACCGCCACAGTGATAAAGCAAAGAGAAAAAGCGTGGCAAAGTATTGCAGACCGCCTGAATGCGTAAGTAGTGCACAATTACACACTCATTGCTCTGCTGAAACATCATCACAattacaaatcaaatatttaattcacatCTCCAAAAACGCAGTTGTACTGTAATTATGAAacggttaatttttttattgaaatgcactgCATATATGAGTGAAATTGTGTAACGTAACTCCATCACACTGTATAAagctatgatatattattattaaagccttacattattattttacgtTACTACGCTCAGTGCGGTTTAATATTAGCCGTTGTACTCTGCTTATTATGTTGTCCAccggtttttttttgtgtttcccCTGCTTTTATTAATGTAAAGCAGCTTTGACCGAatgaaacaattgtgaaaagtgctatataaataaaattttcttgaATACATAGATGagctataataataatcactttaatttatatagcgcctttcaaaGGACCCAAGGTCGGTTGCTCACTGCactgcaaaaatgtatttcttacttagtatttttgtcttgttttcagtaaaaaaaaaaaatctaaaaaaaatcttaaatattttctaGAGCAAAATAACCTAggaaaataagcaaaaaactCTGCCAGTGAAACAAGAGAACTTTTCTAAAAGTAAGTGTTTATGGAAAAAGTAAACTTATTTCAAGAtaatttttcttattatattgaccgatatttaaatgttttgcttgttttaagcACACATTTACttgaagtttatatttttggTCTAAACCTATACTTATTTTGCTAGGTCATTTagaaaatcaataaaatacatgttttttttatatattttttttttactgaaaacaatacaaaaataccaaGTCATTTTTGTCAGTGTGACTCCATTAAATGTTCTTGTtataaagaatgtgtgtgtgtgtgtgcgcgtgtgatgTAGATTAAACATGAACGGGCCAAAACGGACATGGCAGCAGGTCAAAATCAAATACAAGAACATTCTGCAGAATGGTATGGTCCCTGactaatatttaacaaagcacaaGCATATATTGTACCCAGAAGGTGCCTGCTCACACATTGTCTGTACTGTTTTAGCAGTGAAAAAGAATACCCACAGACAAGGCACGGGTGGTGGGTCACCAAAGGCTGACCTTACCCCAGCAGAGGACATGGCCTTGGAGCTAAATAAAGGCAGGCCCGTCTTAGAGGGGATCCCTGGGGGGAAAGAGACGAGCATAGGTCCCTCCCAAGATGCCACCCGCTTCATTCAAGGCATGTCCTTCCATCTCTACATGGAATACAACCACATTCATATTGAATCAATTTGGACTGTCTGACTTTGGTTTACCTATTGCCTTGCAGTGTCTGGCAGCACTGTGTTCCTGTTAGAGCCACCAGCACAAGCACCAGACGATGCTGATCCAGTGAGTACTCCATCAAAGGCATACTGTAGGCCTGGCATGTCTTGTCTACTAGCTTCAATATGAATCCGATTAAATGTGATAGGGTGAAAGCCCCAGTACAGCAGCAACAGCACATGATGGAGACGATGATGAGGAGGAGACCATCTCTCTGGATTCCAGAAGGCATGAGGTATCATGTTAAGACTGTGAAAGTACTATTTACTCTACAATGGTGAGGAGTCCTCATCAAaatcaaaaaatctaatttcttttACAGGACCCAGATGCTATACAGTGGGAAAACCAGCCTGGCAACATAGTGCGTATTAATAAAAGGACACCACATCCTGCCAAATTCCAGCTGCGCTAATTGTATTTTGTTCACAGAGCTCACAAGCTATCAGAAAGTTGTATGGCAACCACCTCCGGCGCCAAATAGAACTGGCAGACATAGACATTCAGTACAAGAAGAAAAAGCTAGAAAATCTTGCACTGGAGTCCGAAATAAAAAAGAGGACAATTAGGAAACTGGAcccttgaaaataaaaaaaacttgagagGGAGGTGAGATATGCCTTCAATGTACACTGTATGCTAACTGTAACACAAatgtattaatcattatttttctttcctccccCAGCTCCAAGAAGATGACAcagctcaaaataaaaattaggtaTATTCTCGTAAAGTCAAGTGAGCCATGACATATGAGCTCTTATTGTGAGCACACAGGACGGTGGCATCTTTctaaggtattttttattttcacagcaATCAGTACAACCAAGTCATCGTTATAAGGCACCAGCCTCTTTTGCCCACCCCCCCAGCACCAGGTGTGGCCACTAGCCTATATGAAGGCCCAAAATTGTGTGTTCCTTTCTGCTCTGACAATGGCATGCCCATTCTTGCGAGATGTGGTGGATGAAGAAGCACTTGTGCTGAGGAGAGCCTTCAGGCGAGAAAGGGTCTTCAGGGACCGGTTGGACCCACTGGCCTTCCCTGATGACCATCTATATGAAAGATACAGGTTTTCTGCAGATGGCATCAGGTATCTATGCAGACTACTGGGTCCCAGGATTAAGCACCGCACTGCATGGAGCCATGCACTGGAGCAAATGGTTTGTGTGGCCTTGCGCTTTTTTGCTAGTGGAGCCTTCCTGTACTCAGTGGGGGATGCAGAACAGCTGAACAAGGCCACAATTTGCTGCACAATAAGGAGTGTGTGTCTGGCTATCAAAGCATTAGCAGATGTCTTCATCTCCTTCCCTGGCCACAGAAGACTCTGTGACATGAAAGAGGAGTTCTATAGGATTGCAGGTAAGAGGATCTACAAATTACAGGACAACTGTTAACACATAGTAGGATACTCATTACTTTGTGTGACAGGTTTCCCCAATGTCATTGGTGCAGTGGACTGCACACACATAAGGATAAAAGCCCCCTCAGGTGCCCATGAGGCCGATTTTGTGAATAGGAAATCCTTTCACAGCATTAATGTTCAGGTGAACATAACTTTTTGATATTATCCATTGACAAACACTCTGCATTGCCAATGATGTGCATTGATTGGTGTAATATTCCTCATCTTATGAATTCAGATGGTCTGCAATGCTGACTGTGTGATCAGCAATGTTGTGGCGAAATGGCCTGGCTCAGTCCATGACTCCAGAATCTTTCGGGCCTCTGAAATCTATCAGTGCCTATCACAAGGTAAGCCACACAACCCCTGTTTATAACCATCATGGCTGTGTCAAGAATATCACTGTGTTTATGAGGTAGTAATGATGAGATTTTGTGTTGACAGGTGAATTCTCTGGTGTGTTGCTGGGAGACCGGGGATATGGCTGCCAGCCTTTTCTCCTGACACCTTTCACAGACCCCCAGGAAGCACAGCAGGCCTACAACCATGCCCATGCCAGGACCAGGGCCAGAGTTGAAATGACCTTTGGCCTCCTGAAGGCACGCTTTCACTGCCTTCACAAATTAAGGGTCAACCCTGTTCGGGCATGTGATATTACTGTGGCTTGTGCTGTCCTCCACAATGTGGCCTGCCTGAGGAAGGAGAGGGCCCCCAGAGTGCCACCAGCCATGGACTGGGACAATCCGGCAATCTTCCCTGATGACGACAGTGGTCGGCTGCTGAGGGACCAATATGTGTTGAATTATTTTAGTTAGTATGTGTGCTTCCAATTTAGGTAAAAAATGTCCTGCTGTGGCAGAGGAAATAGGGTTTTTTTGGGTTGGTTTTTCTACGAATTTGGCCTCTTATGATGTTTGTGCGGTATACTGTGTGTAATACAAGGCTGCAGGGAGGCTACTGCATCCATTCATTTGTCTGTTCAGTTGATGTGTATGGATTTGCcctgcatttattttagtgtGCAGACATGCAGGGTGTGTTATATACATACCTTTGAATGTGTATGTATCATTTTGTATAATATGCTTTGATTCTGTGCTTTCCATCTTGTAGAGTCACTGTGACTTCAGTTTCGAAAGGAGCTGATAGTTTACCTGCTTTGTTTTGTCCTTATTCAATAAAGGAACATAATGttacacattgtgtttttatattcatatggaatgtgtatttgtttatatgacAGAGTACTAGGGCCCCACTGAGGAAAAAGGATAAAGTCATAAATTTATGAGGCTGGTTCTTTCTGCAGAAAAGCAACATATTCTTTTTACAGTTTTGATAGTTATGACAATGTGATACTTCATATTCTTGCACATCAGCATGTCTTTGTTTATGAAACCATACTGAAGTACAATTTCATGAAATGCCCCACATCTGTCATTTTAACAACTGTCCTCCTTTAAAACAACTGGTTACAATATTatgacttgtctttttttttccctctgtggCCCTAATATTCTATCATTTTATAAATAGCCTTATAGTCTATGGGAAACTGTAAATTATCTAATGATAGCAACATCATCTAAAAATCATTATCCAAAATGATTGAAATTAATGATCACAAACGTTTAAATAATGACAGTGGGTCTAGTTATATGTGATAACAATGTATAGTGAGCAGTGAAATAACTATTGGTTTCCATTTGTGGCGACTGCTGACTGACATTAGGGATGAGATTAAATAGATCCTGAAATTTAGCCTGGTCTGGAGCAGGCTAGCTCCACAGAATAAATCTCCATGGTAATTTATACCATAACATATCCTCCTGCCCCCTATCCAGCTTTAGTGCAACCGGATTAGGGATCAATTGAGCCAGGATCACCAAAATATCCTGGCTTAATCCCTTATCCTACTTTTGTGCAACAGGCCCCAGAATACGAGATCCTCATATAtagattaaaaaacaacaacaacaacaaaaaaacattctatttatcaaaaTCAATAACCCTTTTTACAACATCAAGTGCAATAataaacaatgattttttttttcatgatatttcagCTGGACTCCTGTGTTTTTCATGTCTAGGCTATTTCCATTATGTAGTTTTTGAGTAAATACAAGTACATGATCAGAATTTAACCACCTGTGTAAATCATTTCAAATGCAGTCTATAGTATTGTGCTTGGCTGAAGAAACTggtttgatttaaataataataataatgaataattccttacatttatatagtggttttctgggcactcaaagtgctttacatacagtagaagaaggaaaacaaaaatgtcagaaatatttaataaggtaattaattttaattatattaaattatattgttataaaaattaCCCATACAAAGGTAAAAATGCTCCTGGAAGTATAttccagggagagagagagagaacgcaagagagagagaaagaggtttAAAAAAAGCAGGGTGATTCTAGCCATTCATTTAGGGCCGTTCAGGGTCTTAaccacagactgtataaaaataGGTTCTAACcagtacaaacacaacattagGCTGTGGAATTATAGCCTTGACTCTTAGAAATGCAGAAAACAGACTTTCTTAAATTTTCCTTAAGCCtttccttgtcctgtttgcaattgactaaaaaggaaaataaatataatcagttCACAGATAAGCTGTGAAATCCTTCTAATCAAGTGCTGATAAACGTAATCTCTGTAAATAAGTAACgttagtgaaattaaagagagatgCTTTAGCTCCATCACTAATGCTGACAGTCCGACGTTGCCTTGTCAAAGTGCTCACTGTACAGTACATCttgtgctcataacaccatttagCTTATGATATAATCTACCCTACAAGTTAAAACTTAATCAGAATTCATTTAAACTTGCGATTTCTTATAAAGTCTCTGTTTTCACAACTAACTGTGGGctaattaagctgtcaacataatattaaaaatgacaacaacaacaaaaaaaatctgttgagtcttacctgtgaaagataatactccgagatctgtttttataatcgtgtgacggtttgtagatGCCCAAGCTGCCGATGAGTCAGGTATGGTTTCCTCTGTCCAAATATGAGAGTTATGGAGAGTTGCCCGCTTCAATATGGCAGCTATGCTATCGTGTGGTCGAGCAGCTAATGAGGGGTCTAGGTATTTATGTCTATGACACAGAGTGTGAGAATGGACTGAAACGTACAGGTTTTGATATTCATAACCCTTATTCAGAAAAAACCCTCTACGACACAAGAGAAGTTCCTgatttctgaagggagctgctgacagagataaTGAAAACACAGGTGATCTGAGAAAGCTTATTAAATAACCTTACATGCATCTTTCacaatatttcactattttgCCTATTTCACCATGCATCTGTAATTATATATATGGGtcattctacaaaaataaaatagtcttaaatggttttctttttataacatttaaacttAGACCACATTATTAGTGTAAGACTCCTCTTGTAATGAGTCTCCAAGCCACTAGGGAGCGCTGTCTGCTACCATGTGTAATTACTCTCCCAACCATTGGTGGGCACCCCCCTGCACCTTAATGAGAGAACTTTCCAGGCCACTGGGTGGCACTAATGGCCGTGAACTCTTTAATTAAGACTGCTCATTAAGTTAATGTGTTCCACCTGTTCTTTGACCTATTTAAGTTTGGCAGTTTCATTGTGctgtgttcagtcttgagcctaccCAGTATGTATTACCTGTGTTGTAGACCTGTTAAGTTTCATTTTCCAGTTGCTTATTGGATTACCTTCTGTTTTGTGCTGTAAAGCTGTAACtgatattctgtttatatttaaCTACTGAG
The Carassius auratus strain Wakin unplaced genomic scaffold, ASM336829v1 scaf_tig00002013, whole genome shotgun sequence genome window above contains:
- the LOC113069647 gene encoding putative nuclease HARBI1, translated to MKAQNCVFLSALTMACPFLRDVVDEEALVLRRAFRRERVFRDRLDPLAFPDDHLYERYRFSADGIRYLCRLLGPRIKHRTAWSHALEQMVCVALRFFASGAFLYSVGDAEQLNKATICCTIRSVCLAIKALADVFISFPGHRRLCDMKEEFYRIAGFPNVIGAVDCTHIRIKAPSGAHEADFVNRKSFHSINVQMVCNADCVISNVVAKWPGSVHDSRIFRASEIYQCLSQGEFSGVLLGDRGYGCQPFLLTPFTDPQEAQQAYNHAHARTRARVEMTFGLLKARFHCLHKLRVNPVRACDITVACAVLHNVACLRKERAPRVPPAMDWDNPAIFPDDDSGRLLRDQYVLNYFS